In Euwallacea fornicatus isolate EFF26 chromosome 36, ASM4011564v1, whole genome shotgun sequence, a genomic segment contains:
- the LOC136348967 gene encoding protein RUFY3 isoform X3 — protein MKVQELPDNGSAAVAVEPEMAGAQDTIYLCNFRVSVDGEWLCLKELQDVEFNMQESIHKVLSPPSPEPVPLFGRDPAVIERSNLVNISKLVVKELIEQSLKYGRMLDSDHMPLQHFFIVLEHVLRHGLKPKKGLLGPKKELWDILQMVEKYAPEAQDITASVRDLPTVRTQMGRARAWLRLALMQKKLADYLKVLIDYKDETLVEYFEPDALMLSDEAIIIIGLLVGLNVVDCNLCVKEEDLDCPQGVIDFSLYLRSSNHISNDSSNDEQGDNMVTVLDQKNYIEELNRHLNATVANLQAKVEGLTTTNALMKEDLAIAKNNLMALYEDNRQLREECGKDPAGYSMSLSGVNMIPANVSEKTATGEVEELKQRLEEERKLRQEADHELEIQTCLKAEMEVAMKLLEKDIHEKQDTIVSLRRQLDDIKLINLEMYKKLQECEMELTQKGEMVSRLQAKAGQIGKILNNLEKYNHLLKDDKRSLDKRSAERRVVPKFDKENLPKTPESSKNTIEKDKIKGENKNNEIIEEKDENKTLPNDANEARLSSDSTDSFVKLDLESEEKVAA, from the exons ATGAAGGTTCAAGAACTGCCAGACAATGGAAGCGCGGCCGTTGCTGTGGAACCGGAAATGGCCGGTGCCCAAGACACCATTTACCTTTGCAATTTCCGCGTTTCCGTGGATGGCGAGTGGCTGTGCCTCAAAGAATTGCAGGATGTTGAATTTAATATGCAGGAATCCATTCACAAAGTCTTATCGCCTCCTAGTCCGGAACCTGTGCCTCTTTTCG gcCGAGATCCAGCGGTAATAGAGCGAAGCAACTTGGTAAACATCAGTAAGTTAGTCGTGAAAGAGCTAATTGAGCAGTCTTTAAAATATGGGCGAATGCTCGATTCTGATCACATGCCTTTGCAGCATTTCTTTATCGTACTAGAACATGTACTGCGGCATGGTCTCAAGCCAAAGAAG GGTCTCTTGGGACCAAAAAAAGAGTTATGGGATATTTTGCAAATGGTTGAAAAATATGCACCTGAGGCGCAAGATATAACTGCCAGTGTTAGGGATTTACCTACAGTAAG GACTCAGATGGGTCGAGCCCGTGCTTGGCTTCGCTTAGCtctaatgcaaaaaaaattagctgATTATCTAAAGGTTTTAATTGACTACAAGGACGAGACTTTGGTGGAGTATTTTGAGCCTGATGCCCTCATGTTAAGTGATGAAGCCATTATCATAATCGGGCTTTTAGTGGGCCTCAACGTTGTCGATTGCAATTTATGCGTCAAG GAAGAGGACTTAGATTGTCCCCAAGGAGTAATAGATTTTTCTCTTTATCTCCGATCCTCCAATCACATCTCCAACGATTCCAGCAACGACGAACAGGGTGACAACATGGTGACTGTACTGGAccaaaaaaactatattgaGGAACTCAACAGACACTTAAA CGCTACTGTTGCAAATCTGCAAGCCAAAGTAGAAGGTTTAACTACAACTAACGCTTTAATGAAGGAGGATTTAGCCATTGCCAAGAATAACCTCATGGCTTTGTATGAGGATAACAGGCAACTGAGAGAGGAATGCGGCAAAGATCCTGCGGG GTATTCCATGAGTTTGAGCGGAGTAAATATGATACCTGCCAATGTTAGTGAGAAGACGGCGACTGGGGAGGTGGAGGAGTTGAAACAGAGGCTTGAGGAAGAGAGGAAGTTGAGACAAGAAGCTGACCATGAGCTAGAGATCCAG ACATGTTTGAAGGCCGAAATGGAGGTTGCAATGAAACTGCTTGAAAAAGATATTCACGAGAAACAAGACACGATTGTTTCATTACGACGACAATTGGATGATATCAAGTTAATCAATTTGGAAATGTACAAGAAATTACAG GAATGCGAAATGGAGCTGACTCAAAAAGGCGAAATGGTCAGCCGTCTTCAGGCCAAGGCGGGCCAAATCGggaaaattctcaataatCTCGAAAAGTACAATCACTTGCTCAAAGACGACAAACGGTCGCTGGATAAGCGATCGGCCGAAAGGCGTGTCGTCCCAAAATTCGACAAGGAAAACCTTCCTAAAACACCCGAAAGCTCTAAAAACACTATTGAAAAAGACAAAATCAAAGGtgagaataaaaataacgaaattatcgaagaaaaagatgaaaataaaactctGCCCAACGATGCCAATGAGGCTAGATTGTCTTCAGACTCAACAGATTCCTTTGTGAAGCTCGATTTAGAGTCTGAAGAGAAAGTTGCCGCCTAG